Below is a genomic region from Dioscorea cayenensis subsp. rotundata cultivar TDr96_F1 chromosome 14, TDr96_F1_v2_PseudoChromosome.rev07_lg8_w22 25.fasta, whole genome shotgun sequence.
CAGAAGCAAAACACCTGCAAAAATGACTGAAAGGCAGCTCCTTtctcttctcaagatttccaaATCCCAAAGGGCAAGAGAAATACTATAAATTTAGCATCAAAggagaagaataagaacaaaagatgaaatcaaacCGGCTCTCCAACGTCGCCAAGTTGGATTTTTCACCACAACACTACAACACTTCTCAAGCAATCTGACAAAATTTGGATTTAGACATTGTTTTGTCTAGTATTTTTCAGGACAACTTCTTTATAAGAGTGGTTACAATCTCAATTCATTGTCAaaaattctttcctttttttgtggATGAAAATGGTTTTCTCTCGTTTGTCTTTATGATTCCAACAAAATACATGTTGGCTTAATCAATGgtcattagtaattaattatttaaccaattatattaaatttccctctttttgttggaaatatagtctACATCAGTGCCGATAAGTGTAGAATTAGTTTATATATGAGATGATAGTGTCGGCACCACCAAGCTCTCGAGACTTTTGCTGTATAGACCCCTAAGTTCTCACATGTTCCATTTAGAGCCCACTCactactaaaatataaaaatccaaTACTAGATCGAGCTCAGCGAAAACGATCCCGATAAAAACAGCTTATAGTGGGATAAGAAAGACTGAGGCTCCGTAGCGAACACGTATCAGTTTAAAACAGGGACGACACAAGAGCTGCATGTGTCACGTGCGTAGTGACCTCGAGACACAAAGAGTAGACAAAGTCCTGCGAAAATGCGACCTCCTGCAGATTGAAAGTCGAGCAAGTTCAACCGAGTTGAACTCGAGGGAGGTGTCTGGAAATATAAGACCACATCAGCTATGATGATAGAGTCGTAATGGCTTATATATAGATGATAGTGTCGAGCCCACTAAGTCTCGAGACTTTTTGCTGTAAGCACCCCTAAGTTCTCACATGTGTTCTATTTTGTAGACTCCATCTactactaaaatataaaatctaacacttttttattcaattttttccaAGTAAAGCATTTAATTTTATACACGTTCAATATATACAAGAGCGCGTCACGTGTGAACGGTTATAAACGTTTATATCTCTTTAAGTGTTATGCATAGTGCCCACAATGTCGAATTGGATGCACAGTAATTTGATCACAATCATCTCATCATTAAATATACATTAACTCAACAAATCATAACtgttaaactttaatttttactAACATCTTTTATGAGAGATTTAATAAAACTAATCTAATACTCTCATATCATTTTCACTAAATAAAATGGTTTGGGCAATGTTACTGACCATGTTACATTTTCTCTCCACACCAGTTTATGTATGTCTCTCATCTTGCGTCCCTCTCTTATTTTTGTCAATACGTGGGGATTCTATTAATGTCTAtagttgatgtatatatatatacacacacaaatacaatAACTGAAATgctatttgaaaattttagatgtgttttatttgtattgtttaatagtgagtgggaattaattgaaattatttcatgtttataattttaaggtacaacctaaaaatttatttagttgatgaaatgaggggttttttaaaaataaagatatttaataatttagtgTAATAATTaaggattaattttttatatatatatatatatatatgaattttttaaaatttaattgatgaaaTTAACTAAGTCTTCTATTCCATGATGGTTCGTTAATTGTTTTATTCTTAgcatttttatactattttatttatatttatgttactaATTCAAAAGTCTGGAGCAACAAGCCATGGCCGGCTCATCACCAAAGTCAATAATTTGAAGAATTTTTggcatttatttataaaaaaatatatgtccTATAATCTAAgttgagaatttatttatttaaaaaaaaggtatttttattattagtcttGGTAatcttttctatatttttgacTAATTATATGGCAGTGAAATTAGGACCAAAGGCAAGGCATAGAGTAAATAACAGTGTAGTCATGTGAATCATAAATATTGTGAAATgttattcattaaaataaaacattaataaattagaaatggtcttctttttgttttcataaatattattacaaaaataatgctaaaaaaCTCTAAATTTCTTGTAGTACTAGTGCTACTACTAAACACGAAGTTGGTTGTTATGACTAAAATTTTCATTAGTGTTTATTAAgtgttatttaataattaagtttttttttttatattctttagtGTAGAACACACAGCTTTGACATTATTATGCCATGAAGGATACATGAAATCACTATGTAAATGAATTCTAATTAAGGTAAaatggttgtttttttaatacaagaacgtaatattttatagttatatcaaaaaaattcaattaaacagaatttttttcaaagatataTGGATAAGCGATGTATCAGGTATATACAGGCAATGGCGGAaccagaagaaaaaaataaaaagagtgcTGATTTAGaactaaaaataagtttttgagatttattaattttttttaaaatatagttatATTAGTTGAACGACATTGTTGTTTAgcaaatctaattaaaaaaaaagaggttatAGGGATacaatcattcatttttttatgtaagaCTAAGTAAAAATTAAGGgccaaacaataaaattttataaatattatatatatatatatatataatgttacaTCATAGCTTATAAAAACACGGggttaaacaataaatttttaacatttttctataaatataatttttattctgtataaattgatttttaataaatggaAGGGCAAACAataaagttttgaaaaaaaataattttttatactatataaatagatttgtaaaataataataaattttttgcttTGGTtccaaacattatttttttaaaaactatcgatattaatttgtaacaaattgttatttttgaaatatatatatatatatatagttagagANNNNNNNNNNNNNNNNNNNNNNNNNNNNNNNNNNNNNNNNNNNNNNNNNNNNNNNNNNNNNNNNNNNNNNNNNNNNNNNNNNNNNNNNNNNNNNNNNNNNNNNNNNNNNNNNNNNNNNNNNNNNNNNNNNNNNNNNNNNNNNNNNNNNNNNNNNNNNNNNNNNNNNNNNNNNNNNNNNNNNNNNNNNNNNNNNNNNNNNNNNNNNNNNNNNNNNNNNNNNNNNNNNNNNNNNNNNNNNNNNNNNNNNNNNNNNNNNNNNNNNNNNNNNNNNNNNNNNNNNNNNNNNNNNNNNNNNNNNNNNNNNNNNNNNNNNNNNNNNNNNNNNNNNNNNNNNNNNNNNNNNNNNNNNNNNNNNNNNNNNNNNNNNNNNNNNNNNNNNNNNNNNNNNNNNNNNNNNNNNNNNNNNNNNNNNNNNNNNNNNNNNNNNNNNNNNNNNNNNNNNNNNNNNNNNNNNNNNNNNNNNNNNNNNNNNNNNNNNNNNNNNNNNNNNNNNNNNNNNNNNNNNNNNNNNNNNNNNNNNNNNNNNNNNNNNNNNNNNNNNNNNNNNNNNNNNNNNNNNNNNNNNNNNNNNNNNNNNNNNNNNNNNNNNNNNNNNNNNNNNNNNNNNNNNNNNNNNNNNNNNNNNNNNNNNNNNNNNNNNNNNNNNNNNNNNNNNNNNNNNNNNNNNNNNNNNNNNNNNNNNNNNNNNNNNNNNNNNNNNNNNNNNNNNNNNNNNNNNNNNNNNNNNNNNNNNNNNNNNNNNNNNNNNNNNNNNNNNNNNNNNNNNNNNNNNNNNNNNNNNNNNNNNNNNNNNNNNNNNNNNNNNNNNNNNNNNNNNNNNNNNNNNNNNNNNNNNNNNNNNNNNNNNNNNNNNNNNNNNNNNNNNNNNNNNNNNNNNNNNNNNNNNNNNNNNNNNNNNNNNNNNNNNNNNNNNNNNNNNNNNNNNNNNNNNNNNNNNNNNNNNNNNNNNNNNNNNNNNNNNNNNNNNNNNNNNNNNNNNNNNNNNNNNNNNNNNNNNNNNACAAACAAGATGGAACTATCGGTATTTCTCCAACGGAGAAGACAATTTGAGGTTCACCCCATTTATAATCCACATCTCTTAATCCTATCTTAGTCCAATCATTAACAATTAACTTCTCATAACTCATTAACTTATCTTTAGTTTCACATTCACCACTCAACCATGCATTGAACTCACTTGAAATGCTTCTCTTTGCTTCTTGTATCAACTTCACAACTACAGAGAAAgttccatatatataaatacaatcTTCCAACATGGAGCTTCAAGCCTTCAACTTAGCTTCATTGttatgaaattaccaaaatacccttctCCATGCATGAAGTATACCTACGTAAATCCACAGTGAAGCCAAGTTGGACAAGGGCACCAGGGTTTGTTTTGATAGCTCTAATTAAGTCTACTTTTCAAAACCTTTGCAACAAAGGACTTCATATGTTGTGCATCTTTGTTCAGTAGTGCTtttgttctttaatttcttGATTCGATTTGATCATGAAACATGTATTGTTACTGTTTCTACGAGCTAGTGATTTTGATAATGTTGTTGAAGGTGGTGGGAAGTTGGGTTTGATATTTGGGTTGTTAATAAGGACTTCATCTCTTAACCAAAGTGGTTAATTGAATTGATGGTTCTTTGTATCCTCTTGCTATCATGAATTGTCCAACTCCTACTCCATCAAACATATATTGCATGATTGAATCTCAAGCCAACAACGAATCCATCACGCTTGAATTCTGTCAcctgaacatatatatatatatatatatatatctaatgatCTTACAGAtctttaatttaaatagaaacaaaaaacaaaggggtatatttatgtatgtatacagTATACCTGAATCATGATGAACATGTCAGTAGGATCAACACAAAGAGGTGGTTGAGGAAGAAACTCTTGATGGTTGATGAACATGTTTAAATCCTTCAATGGGAAGTTCACCGAGGCCTCAATAAACCAGACACCTTTTCGCGTGCAAGAAACCGACAATTGGCCTTGA
It encodes:
- the LOC120276218 gene encoding myricetin 3-O-glucosyl 1,2-rhamnoside 6'-O-caffeoyltransferase AT2-like; the encoded protein is MVDCLVVFNLGQEPTKIIREALSKALVPYYPVAGEFTFSDQGQLSVSCTRKGVWFIEASVNFPLKDLNMFINHQEFLPQPPLCVDPTDMFIMIQKLKNKSTTEQRCTTYEVLCCKGFENSMLEDCIYIYGTFSVVVKLIQEAKRSISSEFNAWLSGECETKDKLMSYEKLIVNDWTKIGLRDVDYKWGEPQIVFSVGEIPIVPSFLFSS